One part of the Eptesicus fuscus isolate TK198812 chromosome 20, DD_ASM_mEF_20220401, whole genome shotgun sequence genome encodes these proteins:
- the KCNJ2 gene encoding inward rectifier potassium channel 2: MGSVRTNRYSIVSSEEDGMKLATMAVANGFGNGKSKVHTRQQCRSRFVKKDGHCNVQFINVGEKGQRYLADIFTTCVDIRWRWMLVIFCLAFVLSWLFFGCVFWLIALLHGDLDATKESKACVSEVKSFTAAFLFSIETQTTIGYGFRCVTDECPIAVFMVVFQSIVGCIIDAFIIGAVMAKMAKPKKRNETLVFSHNAVIAMRDGKLCLMWRVGNLRKSHLVEAHVRAQLLKSRITSEGEYIPLDQIDINVGFDSGIDRIFLVSPITIVHEIDEDSPFYDLSKQDIDNADFEIVVILEGMVEATAMTTQCRSSYLANEILWGHRYEPVLFEEKHYYKVDYSRFHKTYEVPNTPLCSARDLAEKKYILSNANSFCYENEVALTSKEEDDSDNGVPESTSTDTPPDLDLHNQASVPLEPRPLRRESEI; encoded by the coding sequence ATGGGCAGTGTGCGGACCAACCGCTACAGCATCGTGTCTTCCGAAGAAGACGGCATGAAGCTGGCCACCATGGCGGTTGCAAATGGCTTTGGGAACGGGAAGAGCAAAGTCCACACCCGACAGCAGTGCAGGAGCCGCTTCGTGAAGAAGGACGGGCACTGCAACGTCCAGTTCATCAACGTGGGGGAGAAGGGACAACGGTACCTCGCGGACATCTTCACCACGTGCGTGGACATCCGCTGGCGGTGGATGCTGGTTATCTTCTGCCTGGCCTTCGTGCTCTCGTGGCTGTTTTTCGGCTGTGTGTTTTGGCTGATAGCTCTGCTCCATGGGGATCTGGATGCAACGAAGGAGAGCAAAGCCTGTGTGTCTGAGGTCAAGAGTTTCACGGCCGCCTTCCTCTTCTCCATTGAGACCCAGACCACCATAGGCTATGGTTTCCGGTGCGTCACGGACGAATGCCCGATCGCTGTGTTCATGGTGGTATTCCAGTCCATCGTGGGCTGCATCATCGACGCCTTTATCATTGGCGCAGTCATGGCCAAGATGGCCAAACCCAAGAAGAGAAACGAGACTCTTGTCTTCAGTCACAACGCCGTGATCGCCATGAGAGATGGCAAGCTGTGTCTGATGTGGCGAGTGGGCAATCTTCGGAAAAGCCACCTGGTGGAGGCTCATGTTCGAGCCCAGCTCCTCAAATCCAGAATTACTTCGGAAGGGGAGTACATCCCCCTGGATCAGATAGATATCAACGTTGGGTTTGACAGTGGAATCGATCGTATATTCCTGGTGTCCCCGATCACCATAGTCCATGAAATCGATGAAGACAGCCCTTTCTATGACTTGAGTAAGCAGGACATTGACAATGCAGACTTTGAAATTGTCGTGATCCTGGAAGGCATGGTGGAGGCCACTGCCATGACCACCCAGTGCCGGAGCTCGTATCTGGCCAACGAAATCCTCTGGGGCCACCGCTACGAGCCTGTCCTCTTTGAGGAGAAACATTACTACAAAGTGGACTATTCGAGGTTCCACAAGACTTACGAAGTCCCCAACACGCCCCTGTGCAGCGCCAGAGACTTAGcagaaaagaaatatatcctCTCCAATGCAAATTCATTTTGCTATGAAAATGAAGTTGCCCTCACGAGCAAAGAGGAAGACGACAGTGACAATGGCGTTCCAGAAAGCACAAGTACGGACACGCCCCCTGACCTAGACCTTCACAACCAGGCAAGCGTACCTCTAGAGCCCAGGCCCTTAAGGCGAGAATCAGAAATATGA